A window of the Enterobacteriaceae bacterium 4M9 genome harbors these coding sequences:
- a CDS encoding fimbrial protein, whose amino-acid sequence MMKKIIFISLISILTWCKDVLAWEAKPSCDLTIPPVSVNIKSGNVFSPGIDITEWRITECGQTHWLGTWQYGWHDSSLLVSTGNTYNDGSGNYTIFSTGTPGIGIVLGMQMVPNSISGASSLGFVPVASAQTVLTTTSGLGISNVQTTIKYKLVTSGQAISAGNYSFTVPLGDAQMKDLASNSYPVPVRMNVSSLVLNNKGCTVLTPNIVANMGIVGSRQLPAVGSVFNGPPIDVSLQCDTGVAVDAIFSDLTRLANTSQVLDLTPTSTAAGVGVRLLFNNTPLQFAYPAIYPGAPGLYAIKTASDSDGFTFSLTPQYIRTGALATGTANATAVVTFIYQ is encoded by the coding sequence ATGATGAAAAAAATAATTTTTATCTCTCTTATCTCTATTCTCACCTGGTGCAAAGATGTACTGGCCTGGGAAGCTAAGCCCTCTTGCGATTTAACGATTCCGCCTGTCTCGGTAAATATCAAAAGCGGTAATGTCTTTTCACCTGGCATTGATATCACCGAATGGCGTATCACTGAATGCGGCCAGACGCACTGGTTAGGCACATGGCAATATGGCTGGCATGACAGCAGTCTGCTTGTCTCGACAGGTAATACCTACAATGATGGCAGCGGAAACTACACCATTTTTTCTACAGGCACGCCTGGCATAGGCATCGTCCTTGGCATGCAGATGGTTCCCAACAGTATTTCAGGCGCATCAAGTCTCGGGTTTGTGCCAGTGGCTTCTGCTCAGACCGTGCTGACAACCACCAGTGGGCTGGGTATCAGTAATGTTCAAACCACTATCAAATATAAGCTTGTGACCAGCGGCCAGGCAATTAGCGCCGGTAATTACAGTTTTACCGTGCCCCTGGGCGATGCCCAAATGAAAGATCTGGCCAGTAATAGCTACCCTGTACCAGTAAGGATGAATGTCAGCTCGCTGGTTCTTAACAATAAAGGCTGCACGGTCCTCACGCCAAATATTGTGGCAAATATGGGGATAGTCGGTAGCCGCCAGCTGCCTGCGGTGGGGAGTGTGTTTAACGGGCCGCCCATTGATGTCTCCCTGCAATGTGACACCGGCGTGGCCGTGGATGCTATTTTCAGCGACCTGACCCGGCTTGCAAATACCAGCCAGGTGCTGGATCTGACTCCCACGTCAACGGCGGCAGGAGTAGGGGTTCGTTTACTGTTTAATAACACGCCGCTGCAGTTCGCCTATCCGGCTATCTACCCTGGCGCGCCAGGGCTGTATGCCATCAAAACAGCATCAGACAGCGATGGGTTCACTTTTTCGCTGACGCCTCAATATATCCGCACAGGGGCGCTGGCTACAGGTACAGCCAACGCAACGGCCGTGGTGACGTTCATCTATCAATAA
- a CDS encoding type 1 fimbrial protein, with protein MRYLFVAFLLSVCPLAWSYDVTININGIISESGCELDSRSKSFTVTLGDVVSTSLRGRGATSTAIPFSLFLINCNSLAHAVVVTFNGTPDATDDRLLKIFDEEGSASGVGIEILDHNNQAIAINSPAESHPLIPNADAQLQFYARYKSTGAVTAGPANAVATFTLEYP; from the coding sequence ATGAGATATCTGTTTGTCGCCTTTTTACTGTCCGTCTGCCCACTGGCATGGAGCTACGACGTCACAATAAACATTAACGGCATTATTTCGGAAAGTGGATGCGAACTCGACTCTCGCTCCAAATCATTCACCGTTACGCTTGGTGATGTGGTGTCGACATCGCTGCGGGGGCGGGGCGCAACATCAACGGCTATCCCGTTCAGTCTCTTTCTTATCAATTGCAACTCGCTGGCGCACGCCGTCGTGGTGACCTTTAATGGCACGCCAGACGCGACGGACGATCGGTTGCTGAAAATTTTTGATGAGGAAGGGAGTGCTTCTGGCGTCGGGATAGAAATTCTTGACCATAACAACCAGGCCATTGCAATTAACAGCCCTGCAGAGAGTCATCCTTTAATACCGAATGCCGATGCGCAGTTGCAATTTTACGCCCGCTACAAGTCAACCGGGGCAGTCACTGCTGGCCCGGCAAATGCAGTGGCGACATTCACGCTTGAGTATCCTTAA